The Rhodothermales bacterium genome contains a region encoding:
- a CDS encoding type I restriction-modification system subunit M N-terminal domain-containing protein: MSTETHSQIAGFIWAICNLLRGPYKRNEYRKVILPLTVLRRFDSILAPTHAAVLVEYDRVKDKPDSVVHSLLCKVTGRPFYNLSRLDFPRLLDDPNQLAPNLNAYMNAFSPNVREIMESFKFDQQIAIMAGKNLLFEVIKAFKGIDLSPERIDNVQMGYIFEELIRIGSEQANEEAGEHFTPREVIKLMVNLLLSPEEDLRRSHVVKTITRGSRPTSGSSRTGRSRGARARCS, encoded by the coding sequence ATGTCCACCGAAACCCACTCCCAGATCGCCGGCTTCATCTGGGCCATCTGCAACCTCCTGCGCGGACCCTATAAACGGAACGAATACCGCAAGGTCATCCTCCCCCTCACGGTCCTTCGCCGCTTCGATTCCATCCTGGCGCCGACACACGCCGCCGTGCTGGTGGAATACGATCGGGTGAAGGACAAGCCGGATTCCGTCGTCCACAGCCTGCTCTGTAAGGTGACCGGCCGGCCGTTCTACAACCTCTCGCGGCTCGACTTCCCGCGCCTGCTCGACGACCCCAACCAGCTCGCGCCCAACCTTAACGCCTACATGAACGCCTTCTCCCCCAACGTGCGGGAGATCATGGAGAGCTTCAAGTTCGATCAGCAGATTGCGATCATGGCGGGGAAGAATCTGCTCTTTGAGGTCATCAAAGCCTTTAAAGGGATCGACCTCTCCCCGGAGCGGATCGACAATGTGCAGATGGGCTACATCTTCGAAGAACTGATCCGGATCGGCTCGGAGCAGGCCAACGAGGAAGCCGGGGAGCACTTCACGCCGCGCGAGGTGATCAAACTTATGGTCAACCTGCTCCTCTCCCCGGAAGAAGACCTGCGCCGGAGCCATGTCGTGAAGACGATAACACGGGGATCTCGACCTACATCTGGGTCCTCACGAACCGGAAGGAGCCGAGGCGCAAGGGCAAGGTGCAGCTGA
- a CDS encoding ImmA/IrrE family metallo-endopeptidase: protein MGNDFNPDYVVPPGSTLSDLLEERGMYQAELAGRIGLSTKTLNEIIKGKAPITPETALHLENVFGVPARFWNNREVLYREAIERVEEREQILQHAEWVRSFPYKQMARLFSEYLEDVDGRSQDAVYRQGRSLLTFFGLGTPEQWNEIWLNPKVAFRKSLAFSSDPKPISAWLQYGLRKADEMKEVNPYDRTTFVAALRQIRTMTRESPESFAPRMQQLCAESGVAIVFTPQIDGAKISGATQWVRPELALIQLSLRGKTNDKFWFTFFHESAHILLHGKREVFLEGSEDDQEVEKEEEANEWASAFLIPSKRLSDFIVGADYSLDAVKRFADVLEIAPGIVVGQLQHKGILGYNQLNDLKQKFAWVNK from the coding sequence ATGGGTAACGATTTTAATCCTGACTATGTCGTTCCGCCGGGCTCAACCTTATCGGATTTGCTCGAGGAACGCGGGATGTACCAGGCCGAATTAGCGGGTCGTATCGGTCTATCCACAAAGACTTTAAATGAAATCATCAAAGGGAAAGCGCCAATCACACCTGAGACGGCTCTTCACCTTGAGAACGTATTCGGTGTTCCTGCCCGATTCTGGAATAACCGCGAGGTGCTGTACAGGGAAGCCATTGAGCGCGTAGAGGAACGAGAACAGATTCTGCAACATGCTGAATGGGTCCGATCCTTTCCGTATAAACAGATGGCCCGACTGTTCTCGGAATATCTTGAGGATGTTGATGGTCGCAGTCAAGATGCCGTATATCGACAAGGGCGCTCGTTGTTGACGTTCTTTGGGCTGGGTACACCTGAGCAATGGAACGAAATATGGCTGAATCCCAAGGTGGCTTTCAGAAAATCACTTGCCTTCTCAAGTGATCCCAAGCCCATATCGGCATGGTTGCAGTACGGTTTGCGCAAAGCAGACGAGATGAAGGAGGTGAATCCGTACGATCGGACAACCTTTGTGGCGGCATTGAGGCAAATTCGTACTATGACACGCGAATCTCCTGAATCGTTTGCGCCGCGGATGCAACAGCTCTGTGCCGAGTCAGGCGTCGCTATTGTCTTTACACCTCAGATTGATGGTGCGAAAATTTCTGGGGCTACTCAGTGGGTACGCCCTGAACTCGCACTGATTCAACTCAGCCTCCGGGGAAAAACGAACGACAAGTTCTGGTTCACGTTTTTCCATGAATCTGCCCATATCCTGCTGCATGGAAAGAGAGAGGTGTTTCTCGAAGGCAGTGAGGACGATCAAGAGGTTGAGAAAGAGGAGGAAGCAAACGAGTGGGCAAGTGCTTTTCTGATTCCTTCAAAGCGACTTTCGGATTTTATTGTAGGCGCAGACTATAGTTTAGATGCAGTCAAGAGATTTGCCGATGTACTCGAAATAGCACCTGGTATTGTCGTCGGTCAGTTGCAGCATAAGGGCATTTTAGGATATAACCAGCTGAACGATCTGAAGCAGAAATTTGCATGGGTCAATAAGTGA
- a CDS encoding HAD-IA family hydrolase, producing the protein MTELHCQGLIFDLDGVLIDSDVVSNRHWKRWADLNQVSFEHIAAIHHGLPPVRTVAAVAPHLDAAAESKVFEEWAADDMDDLKTYEGAYALLAGLPAGRWGIATSSFRTLTLSRLNFLGLPIPDALVTVDDVKNGKPAPDPYLLAAEKLGLAPEHCIVIEDAPAGIRAAKTAGARVIAVTTTNQVSALGEADYVVGRLVDIAVAVSPEGFRVSVRLGG; encoded by the coding sequence ATGACCGAACTCCATTGCCAGGGCCTCATCTTCGACCTCGACGGGGTGCTGATCGATTCCGATGTGGTGTCCAACCGACACTGGAAACGCTGGGCTGATTTGAACCAGGTGTCGTTCGAGCACATTGCCGCCATCCATCACGGCCTGCCGCCGGTCCGCACCGTGGCGGCGGTAGCGCCTCACCTGGATGCGGCGGCCGAGTCGAAGGTGTTCGAGGAGTGGGCGGCCGATGACATGGACGACCTCAAAACCTACGAAGGCGCCTATGCGCTGCTGGCCGGCTTGCCGGCGGGCCGCTGGGGCATCGCCACCAGTTCATTCAGGACGCTAACCCTTTCGCGTCTCAACTTCCTCGGCCTGCCCATTCCCGATGCGCTGGTGACGGTGGACGACGTAAAAAACGGCAAACCCGCGCCCGACCCATACCTGCTGGCGGCCGAGAAGCTCGGCCTGGCTCCGGAGCACTGCATCGTGATCGAAGACGCGCCGGCAGGGATTCGGGCGGCCAAGACGGCGGGGGCACGGGTGATCGCCGTGACCACGACCAATCAGGTGTCGGCGCTGGGGGAGGCGGATTATGTGGTGGGCCGGCTGGTGGACATCGCCGTGGCCGTGAGTCCGGAGGGGTTCAGGGTGTCGGTGAGGTTGGGGGGATAG
- a CDS encoding NAD(P)-dependent alcohol dehydrogenase: MTVNAYAAQEAGARLEPFTFELGPLHPNEVEIDVSFCGICHSDLSMLHNHWGMTQYPFVPGHEAIGAVRAVGNRVSHVKVGQTVGIGWASASCMHCEQCMSGNHNLCPKGESTIVGRYGGFADKLRCSAEWAVPLPDGIDAAKAGPLFCGGITVFSPLVEFDVKPTDRVGVIGIGGLGHLALQFMNKWGCEVTAFSSNPAKEEEARSMGAHHVVNSRNPEAISAIAGTLDLILVTVNVAMDWGAYLAALRPKGRLHFVGAVPEPISTGVFPLLMGQKQISASPIGSPATTAKMLEFCARHTIAPVTEMFGLSEVNEALEHLRDGKARYRIVLDASR; the protein is encoded by the coding sequence ATGACTGTCAACGCCTATGCGGCCCAGGAGGCCGGCGCACGTCTCGAGCCGTTTACCTTCGAACTCGGCCCCCTTCACCCGAACGAAGTCGAGATCGATGTCTCTTTCTGCGGCATCTGCCATTCGGACCTCTCGATGCTCCACAACCATTGGGGCATGACGCAGTACCCGTTCGTCCCGGGGCACGAAGCGATTGGCGCCGTTCGCGCGGTAGGAAACCGCGTTTCGCATGTCAAGGTAGGTCAGACGGTCGGCATCGGTTGGGCCTCGGCGTCGTGCATGCATTGCGAGCAGTGTATGTCCGGCAACCATAACCTGTGCCCGAAAGGCGAGTCGACCATCGTCGGGCGGTATGGCGGGTTCGCCGACAAGCTCCGCTGCAGCGCGGAGTGGGCTGTACCACTCCCCGACGGCATCGACGCGGCCAAGGCCGGTCCCCTGTTCTGCGGCGGCATCACGGTGTTCAGCCCGCTCGTCGAGTTTGATGTAAAACCGACGGATCGCGTCGGCGTCATCGGCATTGGCGGCCTGGGGCACCTGGCGCTGCAGTTCATGAACAAATGGGGATGCGAGGTAACGGCTTTCTCCAGCAACCCGGCCAAGGAAGAGGAGGCGCGAAGCATGGGAGCCCACCACGTCGTCAACTCCCGAAATCCTGAGGCCATTTCCGCTATTGCGGGCACGCTTGATCTGATTCTGGTCACCGTGAATGTGGCTATGGACTGGGGCGCGTACCTTGCCGCGCTGCGGCCCAAAGGCCGGCTCCATTTCGTGGGCGCGGTTCCTGAACCGATTTCAACCGGCGTCTTCCCGCTCCTGATGGGGCAGAAGCAGATCTCCGCCAGCCCGATCGGGAGCCCGGCAACCACCGCGAAAATGCTGGAGTTCTGCGCCCGCCACACCATTGCGCCGGTCACGGAGATGTTTGGCCTTTCGGAAGTCAACGAGGCGCTGGAGCATCTGCGTGACGGCAAGGCGCGCTACCGGATCGTGCTGGACGCGTCCCGCTAA
- a CDS encoding DUF1080 domain-containing protein, which translates to MQHSLLLATLFLLSTEAFGQAEPFIPKQSDRPEALAGDEPGFVSIFNGRDLDGWEGNDTHWRVENGALVGEITPETLVKSNTFIIWQGGQPEDFELKLEYRITERGNSGINYRSIVIPDPVTPDNAFSMRGYQCDIDGPLRYTGNNYEEKGRLFLALRGQLTHVVGGRTPVLLSQIGDNEEIAGGVTAGWNAVHLIVRDNTLIHMINGQVMSVVVDDDPSRPTDGQIAVQVHVGPPMKVEYRNIRLKTY; encoded by the coding sequence ATGCAACACTCCCTGCTCCTCGCGACTCTTTTCCTGCTCTCGACCGAGGCCTTTGGCCAGGCCGAACCCTTCATCCCCAAACAGAGCGATCGACCCGAGGCGCTCGCCGGCGACGAACCCGGTTTCGTGTCGATCTTCAACGGCCGCGACCTTGACGGGTGGGAGGGCAACGATACCCACTGGCGCGTGGAAAATGGCGCGCTCGTCGGCGAAATCACGCCGGAGACGCTGGTCAAGAGTAATACCTTCATCATCTGGCAGGGTGGCCAGCCGGAAGACTTCGAACTGAAACTGGAGTACCGGATCACGGAACGAGGCAACAGCGGCATCAACTATCGGAGCATCGTCATCCCGGATCCGGTCACGCCCGACAATGCGTTCTCGATGCGAGGATATCAGTGCGATATCGACGGACCGCTCCGGTACACCGGGAATAACTACGAAGAAAAAGGCCGGCTTTTCCTGGCCCTCCGCGGACAACTCACGCATGTAGTGGGCGGTCGGACGCCGGTCCTCCTATCCCAGATCGGCGACAATGAGGAAATCGCCGGTGGGGTGACCGCCGGCTGGAACGCCGTCCACCTCATCGTCCGCGACAACACCCTAATCCACATGATCAACGGCCAGGTAATGAGCGTCGTGGTCGACGACGACCCGAGCCGGCCAACGGATGGCCAGATCGCTGTCCAGGTGCATGTAGGCCCTCCCATGAAGGTCGAGTACCGCAATATCAGGCTGAAAACCTACTAG
- a CDS encoding ThuA domain-containing protein produces the protein MKTLIVCITGLLLLGLSGQRASTDRPVADKKALAILGDFWHAVAPLHGAIVMQMEERGYATDIVLDYNVPFDKLAEYDLIVMSRYAVDDHRKLKEKETDSRKYGWMTPAQEEAIEAYVSNGGHLFLHHDGIGFYPKDGAISRLAKAYFIMHPPATTITVVPTGNYAGLNNGVEPFIIKDEEYKLEIDSSATNVFMQSFSPENGRFFQGWAHDYGQGKVVVFVPGHDRYTLVLPMVRRSIGNILDSFGR, from the coding sequence ATGAAAACGCTGATCGTTTGTATTACTGGCCTCCTTCTGCTGGGCTTGAGCGGGCAAAGGGCATCGACGGATCGGCCGGTGGCCGACAAAAAGGCGCTGGCTATTCTGGGCGATTTCTGGCATGCCGTCGCGCCATTACACGGCGCCATCGTGATGCAGATGGAAGAACGTGGCTATGCAACGGATATCGTGCTCGATTACAACGTTCCGTTCGATAAGCTGGCGGAGTACGACCTGATCGTGATGAGCCGTTATGCCGTCGACGACCACCGGAAACTCAAGGAAAAGGAAACGGATTCACGAAAATACGGCTGGATGACGCCGGCTCAGGAAGAGGCGATCGAGGCCTATGTATCGAATGGCGGCCATTTATTCTTGCACCACGACGGTATTGGCTTTTACCCCAAAGACGGCGCCATATCGCGTCTGGCCAAGGCCTACTTCATCATGCACCCGCCGGCGACGACGATCACCGTGGTGCCCACCGGGAACTACGCCGGCCTCAACAACGGCGTCGAACCATTCATCATAAAGGACGAGGAATATAAGCTGGAAATCGACTCGTCGGCGACCAATGTCTTCATGCAGAGCTTCTCGCCGGAGAATGGTCGATTCTTCCAGGGTTGGGCACACGACTATGGCCAGGGTAAGGTGGTTGTCTTCGTGCCAGGGCACGATCGCTACACCCTCGTACTGCCTATGGTCCGGCGGAGCATCGGCAACATTCTGGATTCGTTTGGGCGATAG
- a CDS encoding putative Ig domain-containing protein: MIWKGALVAFVLFTLSVTNARAQFGPEITSEPITTATAGVEYVYDVDATNLPKYELDKAPEGMTIEELTGIIRWVPKKKGSYDISVTASALLGSDTQEYVLVVSDSNEPPVITSTAVTTARAKVEYLYDVNATGVPEPEYTLTTAPTGMAIDLTTGLIQWTPEIVGDFDVVIEASNTAGATTQSFTITVADAFAPPEIVSTAVTSVVLGQSYSYDVEANGNPAPTYAFDDAPTGMTIDATSGLIAWTPDTVGTYDVSVRATNTQGSDQQSFTISVSLPLGEPNFTSSPGLEATVGQNYSYDANATGNPTPTFALTDGPPGMTLNATSGQIAWTPAAAGSFNVSILASNSQGEDVQSFTIQASEPLVAPGITSNAIRNATVGQNYSYNVNASGNPNPVYGLSTAPAGMTINAANGVIDWTPAEAGEFAVTVEASNSVGNDTQSFDIEVSEPLSAPTITSTPSTQTFVGQEYTYDLEATGNPSPTFQLTNAPEGMTINAESGLIAWMPNATGTFNVAVRANNPRGSASQLFSINVSQSLASPEFASTPVETATVNQAYRYDVDAVGNPVPTYALQTAPEGMTIQSATGVISWTPGNAGSYDVIVDATNSQGTISQPFSIAVGERLAAPSITSTPITQTIVDAPYSYTVVAAGNPTPTFTLLANPSGMTIDNASGVISWTPRATGSFNVSVQAANSQGSATQLFSLMVDNTSSVAVLQSQSIEINTPTSYTFEAVVNSNGSPTSVTFEYGRDAVNESAVLATPQPIVGVEIPIATTVSNLAEGVTYLFRVTAENSAGKTTGPVQSFTTYQSSYQLGADLPFGPRLDSLGYRLYSVPGDVDLNTSSVLDGEQREDWNIYRDNGQAANFFEEFNGSTLFRFRPGRAFWMLARNAGEVPEQTVSTVDLDRDGTYDLRLQAGWNLIGSPYLLPLPWETVRALNPSMPATAKLWTFDGAFREATVLEPYKGYYYFNDQTVAQTMQLPFPGLYANLGKTDGAPKRLAAAPAARTLRLVAATDSLAASAEIYLSEEAMSVLDRLDQYAPRQAFSGLALALKPAFDTPYGDFALEARPEIVDGAAFDLMLHASPGERIAFSAEGLAAFEDQRVFLMDRATGELTDLHARPTVTLAASAAGYQVLIGSDAFVEDHQATVAPETFQLAPAYPNPFARSTTIAYSLTEYEDVELAVFDVLGREVDVLVRGAQPAGYHEVRWDGASLPNGMYVLRLSTASGPAQVRTMVKVE; this comes from the coding sequence ATGATCTGGAAAGGAGCCCTCGTGGCTTTCGTACTATTCACCCTGAGCGTTACGAATGCTCGGGCGCAATTCGGCCCGGAGATCACTTCAGAGCCGATTACGACGGCGACGGCCGGCGTGGAGTACGTGTATGATGTCGATGCCACGAATCTGCCAAAGTATGAGCTGGACAAGGCGCCGGAGGGGATGACCATCGAAGAGCTGACCGGCATCATACGGTGGGTTCCGAAAAAAAAAGGGAGTTACGACATCAGCGTTACAGCAAGCGCCTTGCTGGGTTCGGATACGCAGGAATATGTGCTTGTCGTCAGCGACTCGAACGAGCCCCCCGTCATCACCTCGACGGCCGTAACCACGGCCCGCGCGAAGGTCGAGTATCTGTACGACGTCAACGCCACCGGCGTCCCCGAGCCTGAGTATACGCTCACGACCGCCCCGACTGGGATGGCCATCGATCTGACGACGGGCCTCATCCAGTGGACGCCTGAAATCGTCGGCGATTTCGATGTTGTCATCGAGGCATCGAACACAGCCGGCGCCACGACCCAGTCCTTCACCATCACGGTGGCGGATGCGTTTGCGCCGCCGGAGATCGTGTCCACCGCCGTCACATCGGTCGTCCTCGGGCAGTCGTACAGTTACGACGTCGAGGCTAACGGCAACCCCGCCCCCACGTATGCCTTCGACGATGCGCCGACCGGCATGACGATCGACGCCACGTCCGGCCTGATCGCATGGACGCCGGACACCGTTGGAACGTATGACGTTTCCGTTCGGGCAACAAACACACAGGGTAGCGACCAGCAGTCGTTCACCATATCGGTAAGCCTGCCGCTGGGAGAGCCGAACTTCACGTCGAGCCCCGGGCTCGAGGCCACGGTGGGGCAGAACTACAGCTACGACGCCAATGCAACGGGCAATCCAACCCCCACGTTCGCCCTCACCGACGGCCCGCCCGGCATGACACTGAACGCCACGTCCGGCCAGATCGCCTGGACGCCGGCGGCGGCCGGCTCATTCAATGTATCGATTCTGGCGAGCAATTCGCAGGGTGAGGATGTGCAGTCCTTCACGATCCAGGCCAGCGAGCCGCTCGTGGCGCCGGGCATCACCTCCAACGCCATCCGCAATGCGACTGTCGGCCAGAACTACAGCTACAACGTAAACGCCTCCGGCAACCCGAACCCGGTGTATGGCCTCTCCACCGCGCCTGCCGGCATGACGATCAACGCCGCCAATGGCGTAATCGACTGGACGCCTGCAGAGGCGGGCGAGTTCGCCGTGACCGTGGAAGCTTCGAACTCCGTCGGCAACGACACCCAGTCGTTCGACATCGAAGTCAGTGAACCGTTATCCGCGCCAACGATTACCTCCACCCCATCCACCCAGACCTTCGTGGGCCAGGAGTACACCTACGACCTCGAAGCCACGGGCAATCCGTCGCCGACGTTCCAGCTGACGAACGCACCCGAGGGCATGACGATCAACGCCGAGAGCGGTCTCATCGCGTGGATGCCGAACGCGACGGGCACCTTCAACGTGGCCGTCCGCGCGAATAACCCACGGGGCAGCGCCTCGCAGTTATTCTCTATCAACGTCAGCCAGAGCCTGGCGAGTCCGGAATTTGCATCAACCCCGGTCGAGACCGCCACGGTCAACCAGGCCTATCGGTATGACGTAGACGCCGTTGGCAACCCGGTGCCCACGTATGCCCTGCAGACCGCGCCGGAGGGCATGACCATCCAGTCCGCCACCGGCGTCATCTCCTGGACGCCAGGCAACGCCGGCTCGTACGACGTCATCGTCGACGCCACCAACTCCCAGGGCACCATCAGCCAGCCCTTTTCAATCGCGGTGGGCGAGCGCCTGGCGGCGCCATCGATCACCTCGACCCCGATCACGCAGACGATCGTCGATGCGCCGTACAGCTATACCGTGGTGGCCGCCGGCAATCCCACGCCTACGTTTACACTACTTGCCAACCCTTCCGGCATGACGATCGACAACGCAAGCGGCGTCATCAGCTGGACGCCCAGGGCCACCGGATCGTTCAACGTCTCCGTTCAGGCCGCCAACTCGCAGGGGAGCGCGACGCAGCTGTTCAGCCTGATGGTGGACAACACCAGCTCGGTGGCCGTCCTCCAGTCCCAATCGATCGAAATCAACACGCCGACCTCGTACACGTTCGAGGCCGTGGTCAATTCCAACGGGAGCCCGACCTCGGTAACGTTTGAATACGGCCGGGACGCCGTCAATGAGTCCGCTGTCCTCGCCACGCCTCAACCCATCGTGGGTGTGGAAATCCCGATCGCGACGACTGTGAGCAACCTCGCGGAGGGCGTGACGTACCTCTTCCGGGTTACGGCGGAGAACAGCGCCGGCAAGACTACCGGCCCCGTGCAGTCGTTCACCACCTACCAGTCGTCGTACCAGCTCGGCGCCGACCTGCCGTTTGGCCCGCGGCTCGACAGCCTCGGCTATCGCCTGTACAGCGTGCCGGGAGATGTCGACCTCAACACATCAAGCGTACTCGACGGCGAACAACGGGAGGACTGGAACATCTACCGCGACAACGGGCAGGCTGCCAACTTTTTCGAGGAATTTAATGGTTCCACCCTCTTCCGCTTCCGGCCGGGCCGGGCGTTCTGGATGCTCGCCCGAAATGCCGGCGAGGTCCCTGAACAGACGGTAAGTACGGTGGATCTGGACCGCGATGGAACGTACGACCTGCGGTTGCAGGCCGGCTGGAACCTCATCGGCTCGCCCTACCTGCTCCCCCTGCCCTGGGAAACGGTCCGCGCCCTGAACCCATCGATGCCGGCGACGGCCAAATTATGGACCTTCGACGGCGCCTTCCGCGAGGCCACGGTGCTCGAGCCGTATAAGGGTTACTACTATTTTAACGACCAAACCGTCGCCCAGACGATGCAACTGCCGTTCCCCGGCCTCTACGCCAATCTGGGCAAGACCGACGGCGCTCCGAAGCGCCTGGCCGCCGCACCGGCTGCCCGGACGCTCCGTCTCGTCGCCGCCACCGACAGTCTCGCCGCGTCGGCCGAGATCTACCTGAGCGAGGAGGCGATGAGCGTGCTGGACCGACTCGACCAGTACGCGCCGCGCCAGGCGTTCTCCGGCCTAGCGCTGGCGCTCAAGCCGGCATTTGACACCCCGTATGGCGATTTCGCCCTCGAAGCCCGCCCCGAAATCGTCGACGGCGCCGCGTTCGACCTCATGCTGCACGCCTCACCCGGCGAGCGTATCGCGTTCTCGGCCGAAGGGCTGGCGGCGTTCGAAGATCAGCGGGTATTCCTCATGGACCGCGCCACGGGCGAGTTGACCGACTTACACGCCCGGCCAACGGTGACGCTCGCGGCCTCCGCCGCCGGCTACCAGGTGCTCATCGGCTCCGACGCGTTTGTCGAGGACCACCAGGCCACCGTCGCGCCCGAGACCTTCCAACTCGCTCCGGCCTATCCGAATCCCTTCGCGCGGTCGACGACCATCGCGTACAGTCTGACAGAGTATGAAGACGTCGAGCTCGCGGTTTTCGACGTGCTCGGACGTGAAGTAGATGTGCTCGTGCGCGGCGCGCAGCCGGCCGGCTATCATGAAGTCCGGTGGGATGGCGCCTCGCTGCCCAACGGGATGTACGTGCTGCGCCTGAGCACCGCGTCCGGGCCGGCGCAGGTGCGGACGATGGTGAAGGTTGAGTGA
- a CDS encoding T9SS type A sorting domain-containing protein, translated as MSHLDATRFRRVLTSVICFVFILFIPCASPVAGQEGSATRFSVDMTCFPPPPAPGGQPGVGPPPPCILPVGIAPEFVSPAPSGTARFNVRPDGTTRVAIELEGVDPELVITVWTSYYFPGGPAPHPIFAPIAPGKPAIAGVSAPLAPTSAGYTEGLGPEPNEFEINANGKAQLTVELDYNPLLPHTGPLRNDLVITNQTDAPAGSGVEQPLCCATSPTVQSVGASFLRHFDLETGFQQLVADGRPMLVRSPLPVAFLAVVVHVDKQTHGINPGVPILPIPGTPVTAGDHFLLGIFDLRPHFPESSAPQRVASRLPDAYILSGIYPNPFNPTTAFQLTLAESQRVRIEVFDLLGRSVAMIQDGVLGANEEHVFSFDAGRLASGRYVLRVLGETFETSRTLALAK; from the coding sequence ATGTCGCACCTCGATGCGACGCGTTTCCGACGCGTCCTTACCTCCGTCATTTGCTTCGTGTTTATCTTGTTTATCCCATGCGCCTCGCCCGTCGCCGGCCAGGAGGGCAGCGCCACCCGGTTTTCGGTCGACATGACCTGCTTCCCGCCGCCGCCCGCGCCGGGGGGGCAGCCCGGTGTCGGGCCGCCGCCGCCCTGTATCCTCCCGGTGGGGATCGCCCCGGAATTTGTCTCGCCGGCGCCCTCCGGCACGGCTCGCTTCAACGTCCGCCCCGACGGTACGACCCGTGTGGCCATCGAGTTGGAGGGCGTCGATCCGGAGCTCGTGATCACGGTCTGGACGTCCTACTATTTCCCCGGCGGGCCCGCGCCGCACCCGATCTTTGCGCCGATCGCCCCGGGCAAGCCTGCGATCGCCGGCGTGTCGGCCCCGCTGGCGCCGACTTCCGCCGGCTACACCGAGGGCCTCGGACCGGAGCCCAACGAGTTCGAAATCAACGCGAATGGCAAAGCGCAATTAACCGTGGAGCTGGACTATAATCCGCTCCTGCCCCACACGGGGCCGCTGCGCAACGACCTCGTGATCACCAACCAGACGGACGCCCCTGCCGGCAGCGGCGTCGAGCAGCCGCTTTGCTGCGCCACGTCGCCGACGGTCCAGTCCGTAGGCGCTTCGTTCCTCCGGCACTTCGACCTCGAAACCGGATTTCAGCAACTGGTTGCCGACGGCCGGCCGATGCTGGTGCGTAGCCCGCTCCCGGTCGCCTTCCTGGCCGTCGTCGTCCATGTTGATAAACAAACACACGGCATCAACCCGGGTGTGCCCATTCTGCCGATCCCCGGCACACCGGTCACGGCCGGCGATCACTTCCTGCTGGGCATCTTCGACCTCCGCCCCCACTTCCCCGAATCCAGCGCGCCGCAGCGCGTCGCCTCCCGGCTCCCCGACGCCTATATACTCTCTGGCATATACCCGAACCCATTCAACCCAACAACAGCCTTTCAGCTTACCCTGGCTGAATCTCAGCGCGTTCGGATTGAGGTTTTCGACCTCCTCGGTCGTTCTGTCGCCATGATACAGGACGGTGTGCTCGGCGCGAACGAAGAGCACGTCTTTTCGTTCGACGCCGGGCGCCTCGCGAGCGGTCGGTATGTGCTTCGGGTGTTGGGAGAAACCTTCGAGACGAGTCGCACGCTCGCACTGGCGAAGTAA